Part of the Coleofasciculus sp. FACHB-1120 genome is shown below.
CCATCTGCTTTAGTAATTTAAAGGGTGGAGTCGGAAAATCAACGACTCTTACCCATTTCGCCTATTGGTTATCTGCCATCAAAAAGTGCAAGGTCGCAGTCATTGACGCAGACGGGCAGAGCAGTACCTCCACCTGGCTGCATTCGATGGATACAGAGGTGCCTATCTATCGCATGACCGATCCAGATGAGTTGGCTGAAGAAATTCCCAAGCTGGAAAAGACTGTGGATTATTTGGTAGTGGACAATGCTGGGAATTTGGGAGAGGCAACCCGGTGTACACTTCTGACTGCAAAACTTGCAGTCATTCCGATTACTCCATCTGGGCTGGATTTAGTTTCAGCCGCATCGGCTGTCAGGATGGTACGCCAAATCCAGAATGCACGAGGTGGATTGCCGCTATCCGGCATCTTCATTAATCGAGGAGTGAAGAATACCAAGCTGTTGAAGGAAGCCCAAGAGCTGCTAAAGCAACTGGAAGGAGTCAAGGCATTCAAGCAAGTTATCTATCAGCGGCAAGCGATCGCAGA
Proteins encoded:
- a CDS encoding ParA family protein, with the translated sequence MTTICFSNLKGGVGKSTTLTHFAYWLSAIKKCKVAVIDADGQSSTSTWLHSMDTEVPIYRMTDPDELAEEIPKLEKTVDYLVVDNAGNLGEATRCTLLTAKLAVIPITPSGLDLVSAASAVRMVRQIQNARGGLPLSGIFINRGVKNTKLLKEAQELLKQLEGVKAFKQVIYQRQAIADAFLQNTTVWGLKGTEDAASDYQRLFTEILRLAK